The genomic interval TTAAATTCATTTGTATAAAATTCTTGTGATAAAAAATATGCTGCTTTTCCTAAACCAGTTGTAACTTCACCATCAATTTTCATGAAATAGCCTCTAATTAAATTACATAATATCAAATACTATTTAAATAATATTGAAATAAATTAATCTAATTCAATATTATAACTTAATATATTTTTACTTTATAAATATTTTCGAAGTAATTTATTTAACAATTGAAAAATAAATTACTAATTATTAAATTTGCAGGGTAATAAAATGAAAATAAAAACTATTTCAACAGATGTATTAATTATAGGATCTGGTGGAGCAGGTTCAAGAGCAGCTATTGAAGTTGATAATGCTGGATTAAAAGCAATAATTGTATCAAAAGGTCTTTCATTTAGATCTGGTTGTACTGGAATGGCGGAAGGTGGATACAATGCAGTATTTAAAACAGTGGATAAAGATGATTCAAAGGAAGCTCATATTTATGATACACTTAAAGGTGGAAGTTATCTTAACGATGAAAAACTTGTAGAAATTCTTGTTAATGAATCACCACAAAGATTAATAGATTTAGAAAATTATGGTGCTTTATTCGATCGCCAAGAATCAGGTGAAATAGATCAAAGACCTTTTGGTGGACAAACCTACAGAAGAACTTGTTATCAAGGAGATAGAACTGGTGCTGAATTATTAAATGCTCTTAAAGAAGAAATCATTAAAAGAGATATTGAATGCATTGAAGAAGTGATGATTACATCCCTCATAACTGATAAAAATCAGGTTATTGGTGCAACTGGTCTTGATTTAAAAGATTCTAGTTTAATTTACTTTAAAGCAAAATCAACAATCCTTGCTAGTGGAGGTGCTGGACAATTATACCCTGTAACATCAAATACCTTCCAAAAAAATGGAGATGGTTATGCAATAGCTTACAAAGCTGGAGCTAAATTAATTGATATGGAACAAGTTCAATTCCATCCAACTGGTATGGTTGCTCCTGAATCCAAAAAAGGAGTACTAGTAACAGAAGCTGTAAGGGCTGAAGGTGGAAAATTATTAAATAAAGACGGTGCCAGATTTATGAGAAAATATGCACCTGAAAAAATGGAATTAGCTACCCGTGATATTGTTGCCCGTTCAATTTACCAAGAAATAATTGAAGGTAGAGGAACTGAAAAAGGTGGAGTATATCTTGATATTTCACACTTAGATGATGACTATATAGATGAAAAACTTGAAACAATGGTTTTGCAATTCAATAATGTCAGTATTGATATTAAACATGAACCAATTGAAGTGGCACCAACTGCACATCACTTTATGGGCGGTTTGAAAATAAATACGGATGCATCTACATCACTAAGGAACTTATTTGGTGCTGGTGAAGTTTGTGGAGGAGTCCATGGTGCAAATCGTTTAGGTGGAAATGCATTAGCTGACACTCAGGTATTTGGAAAAATTGCTGGTGAAAGTGCAAGTAAAGCATGTGCAGATACAGAAATTAAAACAGATTATGAACAAGTCAAAAGAGAATCTTCCAGAATTGAAAATTTGATTAAAAAAGGTAATATCAAACCACAAAAATTCAAAGAGAATATTAAAAACTTAATGTGGGAAAAAGTAGCTATAGTAAGAGATGAAAAAACATTGAATGAAGGTTTAAAAGATCTCCAAGATATGCAAAAAGAATTAAATAACTTAGATGTTAGCGATAAAAAGCAATACAACACCGAATTAGTGACTGCACTTGAAGTAATAAATATGGTTGAAATTTGTATTTTAATTGTAAAATCTGCAATATTACGTAGAGAAAGTAGAGGATCACACTTTAGGTCTGATTTCCCTGAAAGTAAAGATGAATGGAAAAAAAGTATTATATTTAATAAAGACAAAATAGAATTTGAAGCTAGATAGCTTCTTTTAATTCTTTTATTGCTTGTCTAGCTTTTTGATAAATTTCACCTTCATCTAAAACAGTTAATTTCTTATTTTCCATTAATATTTTACCATCACAAATAGTTGTATCAACATTCAAACCATTTGCGGAGTAAATAATGTTTGAACTTAAAGAAGAACTGTCTGGAATCATATTAGCTGAATTAGTGTCAATTAAAATAATATCTGCTTTTTTACCAACCTCTATAGAACCAATTTCAGATTCAAGACCTAACGTCTCAGCACCTTTAATAGTTCCCATAGATAAGGTTTCATCTGAAGTCAAAACTTTAGGATCCAAAGTAGAAACTTTTTGAAGTAAGGAAGCTGTTTTTAATTCTTCAATTAAATCTAAATTATTATTTGAAGAAGCACCATCAGTTCCAATGGAAACACAAATATCATTTTCAATTAATTTTGAAACTGGAGCAATTCCTGAAGCTAATTTCATGTTACTACATGGATTATGTGAAATTTTTACATTATTTTTCTTAATAATTTCAATTTCATTATCACTTAACCATACACAATGTGCAGCAACAACATCAGGGCCTAAAAATCCAATTTTATCCAAATATTCAAAAGGTCTTAAACCTTTTTCAGATGAAATATCTACAATTTCTTTTTGAGTTTCAGAAACATGAATATGAATACCCATATCATATTCATCGGCCAGCTCACGTACTTGGATTAATAACTCTTCAGAAGCAGTGTAAGGTGAATGTGGTCCTAAGAAAACTTTAATTCTCCCATTTCCCATTCCCTCGCAAGATTTAAATAATTCTAAATTTTCATTTATTTCATTTTTTCTTTTATCTTCATCACCAAAATCAATCATACCATATGATAAAACAGCCCTAATTCCTGATTCATCAACAGCACGAGCAACATCTTCCATGTAGAAATACATATCAGAAAAAGTAGTTGTTCCTGATTTAATAAGTTCAACAGCACCTAAAAGAGCCCCAATATAACAGTAATCTCCATTAAGATTAGCTTCCATCGGCCATATATAATCATTTAACCAACTATCCAAACTTAAATCATCAGCTAAACCTCTAAATAATGTCATGGACAAATGAGTATGAGTATTGATTAATCCCGGAAGTAAAATTTTACCAGTTGCATCTATAATTTTACTGACATTACTCTCATCAATATCTGGTGAAATTTCAGCAATTAAATTATCTTTAATTAAAATAGACTGTTTATTTTCAAAATTTGTATTTGGACTTAAAATTAATGCATTTTTAATTAAAATAGTATTATCATTCATAATAACACCTAAAAAATAAAAAAAGAAAGCTATAAAACTATTTATAAGTTTTTGATAGCTAATTTGATATCTTCTGCTTTTACAGTTTTACGTTTAGCGATTTTAGCTACAGCATTTGCTTCTTTAGCTACATTACGAGCAACATCTTCTAAGTATGCTGCTAATTCAGCTTTAGCATCTTCACTAACTCTTTCTGCACCAGATTCTTTAATGATCCTTGCAACAGGAGCTTTTGGTATTTCAGACATATTATTTCACCTCACAATAGTTCATTAAAACTTATGATTATAAATCTAAAATCATAAGTTAAATAACAATATAAGATAACTTAATATTTAAATATTTGGTATAAATTAAGGTATTATCTTAAAATAAGAATTAATTATTAAAATAAATAAGAAAATAATAATAAAAAAATACTTATTTATAAAATAAATTTATAAAATAATATAAGAAAAAAAATTTGAGAAGATATGATGAAAATTAAAATTGCAATACCATCGAAAGGAAGAATAAGTGAACCTTCTATAAACATTTTAGAAAAAGCAGGTTTAGGGTTAATTGATAAAAATAATAGAAAACTAATTTCAAAAACATTTAATGAAGATATAGAAGTTATGTTTGCAAGAGCATCTGATATTCCAGAATTTGTCAATGATGGAGTTGCAGATATGGGAATAACAGGTGTTGATTTAATTAATGAAAATGAAGCAGATGTTATAGAATTACTTGACTTAAGATTTGGTCAAACAAAATTAGTTTTAGCAGCTCCAGAAGAATCAAATATAAATTCAGTTGATGATATTACAGAAGAAATGAAAGTCGCTACTGAATTTCCAGTATTAACTAAAAAATACCTAGATAAAAAAGGTTTAAGTTTAAAAATTGTTAAACTAAGCGGATCAACAGAAGCTGCACCATTTATTGGAATTGCTGATTTGATTACTGATTTAACAAGTACTGGAACAACTTTAAAAATGAATCATCTACAAATAATTGATAATATTTTAGATAGCACAATTAAACTTATTGGAAATAAATATAGTTTAAAAAATAAAAAAGAATTAATTGAAGCCGTTAGTACAAGTATTAAAGGAGTTCTTGACGCTGAACGTAAAAAATTAATTATGATGAATGTGAAAAATGATGATTTGGATAAAGTTAAAGAAGTAATGCCTTCCATGGGAGGTTTAACAATATCTGAAGTATTATCAAATGAAAAAACTGTTGCTGTTCAAGCAGTTATTGATGAAAAAGAAGTATTTGAACTTGTAAACTGTTTAAGGAATGCTGGTGCAAAAGATATTCTTGTAGTACCAATTGAAAGAATAATATGAAAATTGGAATAATATATTCTACTTCAAAAAAATCTACAAAAAAAGCTTGTAAAATATTAGCTAGTAAAATTAACACTGATGTACAATTAATACCTATTGAAAAAGCAAAAACAACATGCATTTTAAAATATAATTTCATCATATTCATTGCTTCTGCATATAACGGTAAATTTCAGAGTAGTTTAAAAAGATATATTATTAGAAATATTAAAACAATAAAAGAAAAACCAATTGCACTGGTCATTAATAGTGAAGAAAATATTAATACAGAAGACATATTTAATAAAATATTTACAGAAGAATTAGTAAATTCATCATGTATTAACTCAAATTTTGGATATGAATTAAATATTAATGAAGGAAATTTTTTTGAAAAAATAAAAACAAAAAATAAAATTAAAAATAAAGAAAACCTTCCAAGTTTAAACATTGATGAAATCAATAAATTTAGTGATTATATAAACAATTTGATTGAAAAAAGGGTTGATTAAAATTTTTAGATTAAAAAACATAATTTCAGTGAAAGATTTTGAAAGAAAAGATATTGAATATATACTAGATGAAGCATCAAAATTAGAAAATATTGCCAAATCTAGAGAAATATCTGAAGAGCTTAAAGGAAAAATTCTTGGATTAATGTTTTTTGAACCTTCAACAAGGACTAAAATGTCATTTGAAACATCCATGAAACGTTTAAGTGGAGAATGTATTGGATTTGAAAATAGTGGATCTAGTTCCGTGTCTAAAGGTGAAAGTATTGCAGATACGGCAAAAATGTTTGAAGGATATTGTGACGCATTAGTTATAAGACATGAACTTGAAGGAGTATCAAAATTTATATCAGATATTGTAGATGTACCTGTAATTAATGCAGGTGATGGTGCTGGTCAACACCCTACACAAACATTATTGGATTTATATACTATTAAAAATGAAATCGGTGAAATTGATAATTTAAAAATAGCATTAATTGGTGATTTAAAATTTGGTCGTACAGTTCATTCATTAACACATGCTTTAGGTTTATTTAAAAATATTAAAATATATTTAATATCACCTCCTGAGCTTAAAATGCCTCAAGAAGTTCTTCATGATTTGAACAAAACCAATGTAGAATATAAAGAAATCGGTTCAATTGAAGAAATAATTGATGATGTAAACGTTTTATATGTAACTAGAATACAAAAAGAACGTTTTGCAGATATTAATGATTATTTAAAAATAAAAGGTGCATATATTATTAATAAAAACATGCTTGAAGGTAAAGATTTAATTATTATGCATCCTTTACCAAGAATTGATGAAATAGATACTAATGTTGATAATACAAAATATAATAAGTATTTTACACAAGCTGCTAATGCTGTTCCTGTGAGAATGGCCATTTTAAAAACATTAATAAAAAACAACCCTAAATAGAAAATAAGGTTGTTTCAAGTAATGTTTCATCACATTGAAGTTTAATAATATTAGTTCTTCCTTTTCCACGACCGCGTGAGATTGTATTAGTGGAAATAATTCCTAACATTTCAAGTTCATTAATAAAGTCAAATATTCTTCTGTAAGTAACTGCATCTTTTTTATATAAATCTGTATAAGCTTCATATAATTTACCAGATGTAATTTCTTCTTTTTGTTTTGTTAAATTTAAAATAGATTCTAAAACTCTTTGTTGTTGAAGTGGTAAAGTGGATATAATTTCAATAACTTTATTGTGTTCTATTTTATCTTTTGCTCTTTTTACATGATTATTTGTAACTTTTTCTGAATCTTCATCAAAAGCTAATTCACCAGCATTTTTAAGTAAGTCAAGAGCATACCTTGCATCACCTTCCTCTTTAGCGGCCATTGCTGAACATAATGGAATAACATCATTTTCCAATACATTTTCATTAAAAGATAATTCTGCCCTTTCTTTTAAAATATCAGATAATTGATCTGCACCATAAGGAGGAAATACTATCTCTTTATCATTTAAACTACTTGTAACCCTAGATTTAATCAAATTTTTAAAATCTAAATAATTACTTATACATAATACAGAAACATTTTCTGTTCTTGTAAGAGTGTATAAAATTCCATCCCCATCTTTATCAAGTAAAATATCAATTTCATCTAAAATAACAATTAAATGTAACTTTTTACCAAATGCATTTGTTTTAAAAATGTCTCTAAATGTATTTACAACTTCACCTTTTGTCCAACCACGATTTGGAACATCACGTCCAAGTTTATTACATAATTCTGCAATTACCTGATATTCAGTTGTATAATCAGTACATCTAATATATTCAACTTTAACAAAAATATTCTTTTTACGAGCAATATCAATTAATTGTTCACGGGCAAATTTTGATGCAGCTGTTTTACCTGTTCCTGTTTTACCATATAAAGTAACATTAGACGGAGTTACATTGCTTAAAACATCAATCCAATTTTTTGCAATTTGCCTAATTTGTTCTTCTCTGTGAACTAATTTATCAGGTAACCATCTATGATCTAAAGGACGTTTATCTTTAAATATAGTAGGCCCTTGTGTTTCATCATTTTCTAAATCTTCAAAAATATTTGACATATATCCACCATAAAAATTTATAAAAAAATTAGAGTATAATTTCCAGTGTTAATAATATAAAATATATCCTAAATAAACATTTTTATTACAATTTTATAAAAATGTAATAAAATTAATAAAATTATAAAAAATTAAATTGATAAAAATAAATTAAATTAAATAAAACAAAATAAAAATTAATTAAATATAATAATAATTATTAAAATTTACTTAAATAAAAAAATATCCTATTAAATAAGATTAAAATTTAAATATGAAATAGTACTATTTCAAATATAATATAACAATTTCAAGTGTAAAATTACATGATAAAAAACAAAATTAAAGTATATTCAATGAACTGAACATTATTTTTTAAAAAAATTATCATGATTTTAAATTAAGAGAGAGACATGAATTTCAAGTGTAACTAAATTTTGCAAAAAACAAAAATCAAGACATGAGTTTCAAGTGTAAAAATTTTAGAAAAATTAAATATAAATTTGAATTAAAAAACAAAGAAAAATGAGATTATAGAATAAAAAATCAAGTGCAAAAAATAGAGATAAATTTCAAATGTTTACACTTGAAATATACCTCTTCATTCTTAATATACATTCGGAAATGTTATACTTGAAATGTACCTCTCTCTCTTTAAATTAGTATATTATTTTATGGGTGAAAAAGAAGGATTATTAAATTTTTTTTCAATTAACCAAATACAATGTAATTTTGATTTAAAAACTCTTTTTATAGTTTTAATAAAGTTATCTTTAGTTAATCCATCTTCAAATATTTGATCAGTGATAATAAACTGTTGTAACATTTCGTCATGAATTTGAAGTTCATAGTCAACTAAAAAATTATTTAATCCAAAATTTAATTCTAAAATAAAATCTTTTTTAGTTTTTAAATCTGCTGAAACCATCAAATTAATATGTTCTTGTGAAACTTGTGTTGCACATGCAAAAACAATACAATCTTTTTGTTTCGGTTTTACAATATCTATTATATTGTCTTTTGGAAATTCAATAATAAAATGAAAATCAGCGTTTTCATCAAACTTCATTTCACGTAACATGTCTTCATCAAGTAACCATTTTTCAATTGTTTTTTCATTAATCATAATATCATCATCAATTAAAGAAATATAATAAATTATTTATTTTTTTATATTATATATAATAAATCATGGTGTATAATGAATTAATAAATAATATAAATTTAATAAATATAAATAATATTATTTCATTTTATTTATTTCTATTTATAATATTTGCATTATTACTTTCACTTGTAATAGATGTCTTATTTGGTGAACTTCCAGGAAAAATACACCCTGTTGTAATAATGGGTTCATTGATTAATTTTTTTAAAAAAAAATTTATTAATATTAAAAATTGGGCATCTGGTTTGATGCTTGTTTTATGTACTAGTGTTATTTCAAGTGTATTATTATTAATAATTTATACTATTATTAAAAATAATATTATTTTATTATTTTTAGTATTTTCAATTCTTTTATCTTCAACATTTTCTGTTAAAATGCTTTTACAAACAGCAATTGATGTTAAAAATGATTTAGATAATGATATTAAAAAAGCAAGAAAATCAGTTTCATATTTAGTTAGTAGAAACACGGAAGATTTATCTGAATGTTTCATTGTTTCTGCAGTTATTGAAAGTTTAACTGAAAATATAACTGATTCTTATGTTGCACCAATTTTTTATTATATTATTTTTGCAATATTCATTTTATTTTATCCAGTTCATTTGAAATTGTATTTATTATTGTTAGTACCAATGTTATATAGACTTTCAAATACGCATGATGCAATGCTTGGATATAAAACACAGGAATTAATCTATATTGGTTTTTTACCTGCAAAAATAGATGATATTTTAAATTATATTCCTTCAAGAATCGCAGGTTTATTTATTGTTATGTCTGCATATTTACTTAATTTAGATGGGAAAAATAGTTTTAAAATAATGATGAGAGATGCTAGAAAATGCCCATCTCCAAATTCAGGTTATACAATGGCATCAACAGCAGGAGCATTAAATATTCAATTGATAAAAAAAGATACATACATTTTAGGAGATAATAATAAAATAATCACTGCTAATGACATTTCAAGTGCTGTTAAATTATCTAAATTATCAATTATTTTATTTACATTAACAATTATTTGTTTATTTATATTAATTTATGTGATATTATGAAATTAGCGATTATATCTGTTTCAAATAAAGGTCAAAAATTAGCTTTTAAATTAAAAGAAAAATTAAATGAGGATTCAACTATATTGAAAGTAGATTTATATCATAAAAATGTTAAAAAATATTTTCAAATATTATTTTATGAATATGATGCAATAATAGCAATAATGGCTTCTGGAATTTTAATTAGAACAATTGCCCCTTTAATAGAATCTAAAGTTACTGATCCGGCTATTTTAAATATTGATGATAATGGTAATTTTGTTATTTCTACTTTGTCAGGTCATCTTGGGGGTGCTAATAAATTAACAGATAAAATTGCTAATTTAATCGATGCAATACCTGTTATTACAACATCTACTGATGTTAATAAAAAATTAGGAATAGATATTTTAGCAAAAGATCTTTATTTGTCAATTAATAATACAAAGGAAATATTGTTTTTTAACAAATCAATTCTTGAGGGCGAACAACTTAATTTTACAATTAATCCAAATAAAAATTTTGATTATTTATTTAATTATTTGAAAAATATTACACTTGAAATAGATGTCTCTTTTTCTTATTCAAATAATATTAATACAGATGAAATACATGTTAAATTAGATAATCATAAAATAATCTTAAAAGAAAGAAAAATTGTTGTTGGAATTGGTTGTAGACGTGGAAAAGAATGTTCTGATATATATAAAAGTTTAATAAAATCAATAAACGAGTTAAACATTGATAAATCACGAATTAACATGTTTTCATCAGCTGAAATAAAAAAAAATGAACAAGGGATATTAGAACTTTCAGATAAATTAAATATACCTGTTAATTTTGTTGAATTAGATAAATTAAAACTTTTTGAATCAAATGATATTCAAAAATCGGAATTTGTATATTCAAAATTTGGTATTTATGGTGTATGTGAACCTTCAGCATTAATCACGGCAGGTTTTGATTCAAAATTAATATATAAAAAAACATCCTATGATGGTGTTACAATATCTATTGCACTTTCAAAATAAGTAATAAAAAATAAAAAAGGAATTAGATTGATTCTAATTTAGACAAAACTTCCCAAATTAATGTTCTTGCATGAACAGGGATGTTTGGATCATTACTAATTTCATCTAATTTTCCTAAAACAGTACTTATTTTTACAGATTGATCTTGTTCTTCATCTTTTAATAAAGTACTGGATTTTCCTGCAGCCTCTCTAATGTTACGAGGTACAGTGTTGTTATCTGCGATATATTCAAGTATTTCACAAACTTCGTCAATTTGACTACTCATAATACTCCCTCCAAAACGTGTTATTAAAAACAGTTAATAAAATTATTAATATCTATATTTGTTTGTAATCTCTTTAAATATTTTGTGGTAATCATCCCATTTCATTTGTAGAAAAATATAATAATTAATTAAAAAATAATTATAATCATGTCAGATATAAGTAGAACAACTATAAATCTTCCCGTTGATTTAAAAAAAGAATTAAAAAAACTTGCTATTGATGAAGATACTTCATTATCTGGATTAATAATTAAAATGATTAATGAAGGAATGGAAAATAGAAAAAATAGTAATATTTCTTATTCAGATGAAGATAATAGTTAGTCTTCAACTGAATTTAACATACATGTTACAAATTGTGTTTTAGCACTCTCTTCAACAAAAATTGAGAGTAATTTTGCTTCTTTTAACTTATCACTAACACAAATCACACCATGATTTTTTAAAATTAAAACATCTTCATTTTTTATTCCCTCACTAGCATTTTTAGCTAATTCGCTAGTACCTGGTTTAAAATATTCAATTGAATTTAAATAAGGATTTTTTATTTCTCCAAAACCTTCTAATCTTTTAAGTTTTTTTGATGAAAAAGCAAATCCAGTAGCATATGTTGAGTGAGTGTGAACAATAGCATTTACATCAGATCTTTTTTTATAAATTTCTAAATGCATATTTAATTCTGAAGAAGGTTTTCCTCTAGTTAACAAATTCCCATCCATATCAACTAATACAATATCTTCTTCTTTTAAATAAGATAATGATTTTAATGTTGGAGTAATAGCAACAATATCTCCAGTACTTCCTTTAATTCTTTTACTAATATTTCCGGCTTTTCCAGAAACTAATCCTTTGTTATAAATTTCATTAGAAACATTTATAATTTCATTTATATGTTTTTTCATTAAATAACCTCATTCAATAAATTTTAAATGTTTATATTTTCCTTTGTGAATTACTGGAACTTGAGCAGGCGTTGGTTCAATATTGTAAATTTTCTGAAATTCAGTTTGAGTCTGGAAAGTACCAGAATTAATTAAGTGAATTCCTTTGAATTTTTTATATGTATTAATGTGAACATGACCTGTATGGAATATATCTGGTAATTCATCTATTACTAAATAATCTTCAAGTTCTGATGCAAGAGGAGTTCTTTCTCCATAAATTGGTGCTAAATGTCTTTTTTTCAACAATTCCTCCATTAATAAATCATTTCTTTCATGAGTAAATTGTTTAACAGCCATTACCAAATCATCAAAACTTCGGCCATGATATATTAAAACATTAATTCCATCAAGAGACACGACACCAGGATTTGATATGAATTCCACATTATCAAGTTCATAAAGTGCTTTTGCATATTCTTCTGGAACAGCAGGTTGTGGTTCTGCTACTCTTGATGCATCGTGATTTCCAGGTGCAATAATAATCTTAATATCACTTCTAATATTTCCTAAAAATCTAGCTGCTTCGTTATATTGTTCAGTAATATCTTTAATTGCTAATTCCTTATCTTGATTTGGATAAACACCAATACCATCTACAATGTCTCCACCAATAACAAGATATTTGACATCTTCAGCAATTCTTCTTTGCTCTTCTGATCCATATTCACAATTTATCCAATCAATAAATCTTTGGAAAGCATCTTCAAGAAATGTTAAACTACCAATGTGAACATCTGATAAAAATACAATTCCAAAATCCATTTCTTTATCTGGAACTCTTAAAACACCCGGATCAATGATTTGTTGGCCAAATGCAAATCCCGGATCATCACTTTTATTTGCAATAACGCCAATAACTTCATCTTTTACAAGTTTTTCAGCTTCAGCAAATAGCTCTTCATTATTATGTGAGAACAAAATTGAAATTGTTCCAGTATCATCTTCAAATTCGATAATTTTATGACCATTTTTACTGGTTCTTATTTCACGAACCATTAATATTAAACTTAAATTCTCTTGTGAATCATCAATATCAGCTATTTTAGTATAATTCCTAAGTTCTGGTCTTTTGGATAAGATATTAGATAATTTTTCGTATCTACTTTTAAAATAAGAAATTAAGTTTTCAATTTCACCACTTGTATATGATTTTTTAGAAGTATCTTGTATTATTTTAAAATCGTATTTAACATTAGTTTTTTGTTCATTTCTTTTAAATTTAATTTTTTCATCTTTAATTGTTTCAGATGCTTCTAAAATTTCTTTATTTATATATTTTTCAGGAGTATCACTTTCTTTTTTTAAGTTATCTATAGTATCTTCTTTTTTGATAATACTTAAATCTTGTTTATTTTCTGCTTTTGTGTCAACTTTTATTTGTGGCTGTATTTCAGAAGGTGTTTCTTTTATACTTTCTTTTTTAATTTTTATTTCTTCATTATGTGTTATATCTTCTGTTAATGATTTTTGGTTATTTGACTCTTCTTTTTTAATACCATTAATTTCATCAACCATTTCTCCACTAACAGATATTAAATCTTTTGGTGAAAATTTATCACTTTTTAATTTAACTATT from Methanobrevibacter gottschalkii DSM 11977 carries:
- a CDS encoding cobalamin biosynthesis protein; protein product: MVYNELINNINLININNIISFYLFLFIIFALLLSLVIDVLFGELPGKIHPVVIMGSLINFFKKKFINIKNWASGLMLVLCTSVISSVLLLIIYTIIKNNIILLFLVFSILLSSTFSVKMLLQTAIDVKNDLDNDIKKARKSVSYLVSRNTEDLSECFIVSAVIESLTENITDSYVAPIFYYIIFAIFILFYPVHLKLYLLLLVPMLYRLSNTHDAMLGYKTQELIYIGFLPAKIDDILNYIPSRIAGLFIVMSAYLLNLDGKNSFKIMMRDARKCPSPNSGYTMASTAGALNIQLIKKDTYILGDNNKIITANDISSAVKLSKLSIILFTLTIICLFILIYVIL
- a CDS encoding cobalt-precorrin 5A hydrolase; its protein translation is MKLAIISVSNKGQKLAFKLKEKLNEDSTILKVDLYHKNVKKYFQILFYEYDAIIAIMASGILIRTIAPLIESKVTDPAILNIDDNGNFVISTLSGHLGGANKLTDKIANLIDAIPVITTSTDVNKKLGIDILAKDLYLSINNTKEILFFNKSILEGEQLNFTINPNKNFDYLFNYLKNITLEIDVSFSYSNNINTDEIHVKLDNHKIILKERKIVVGIGCRRGKECSDIYKSLIKSINELNIDKSRINMFSSAEIKKNEQGILELSDKLNIPVNFVELDKLKLFESNDIQKSEFVYSKFGIYGVCEPSALITAGFDSKLIYKKTSYDGVTISIALSK
- a CDS encoding UPF0147 family protein, with protein sequence MSSQIDEVCEILEYIADNNTVPRNIREAAGKSSTLLKDEEQDQSVKISTVLGKLDEISNDPNIPVHARTLIWEVLSKLESI
- a CDS encoding ribbon-helix-helix domain-containing protein, whose product is MSDISRTTINLPVDLKKELKKLAIDEDTSLSGLIIKMINEGMENRKNSNISYSDEDNS
- a CDS encoding class II aldolase/adducin family protein; its protein translation is MKKHINEIINVSNEIYNKGLVSGKAGNISKRIKGSTGDIVAITPTLKSLSYLKEEDIVLVDMDGNLLTRGKPSSELNMHLEIYKKRSDVNAIVHTHSTYATGFAFSSKKLKRLEGFGEIKNPYLNSIEYFKPGTSELAKNASEGIKNEDVLILKNHGVICVSDKLKEAKLLSIFVEESAKTQFVTCMLNSVED
- a CDS encoding DNA-directed DNA polymerase II small subunit; amino-acid sequence: MSTNKILLKFAKKGINLSPEAYNKVINAKDPINYASSLIVKLKSDKFSPKDLISVSGEMVDEINGIKKEESNNQKSLTEDITHNEEIKIKKESIKETPSEIQPQIKVDTKAENKQDLSIIKKEDTIDNLKKESDTPEKYINKEILEASETIKDEKIKFKRNEQKTNVKYDFKIIQDTSKKSYTSGEIENLISYFKSRYEKLSNILSKRPELRNYTKIADIDDSQENLSLILMVREIRTSKNGHKIIEFEDDTGTISILFSHNNEELFAEAEKLVKDEVIGVIANKSDDPGFAFGQQIIDPGVLRVPDKEMDFGIVFLSDVHIGSLTFLEDAFQRFIDWINCEYGSEEQRRIAEDVKYLVIGGDIVDGIGVYPNQDKELAIKDITEQYNEAARFLGNIRSDIKIIIAPGNHDASRVAEPQPAVPEEYAKALYELDNVEFISNPGVVSLDGINVLIYHGRSFDDLVMAVKQFTHERNDLLMEELLKKRHLAPIYGERTPLASELEDYLVIDELPDIFHTGHVHINTYKKFKGIHLINSGTFQTQTEFQKIYNIEPTPAQVPVIHKGKYKHLKFIE